CCTTGCCCAGGGCGGTCGCGTGCCCGGGCAGACGCCTGCCCACGCGCGAGGTCACCCGGAAATGGTTCCGCGACTCCAGGCTCGCCAGGTAGACGACCTCCGCGCCGTCGAGCCTGCCCAGGTGCACCGTCTCCCCCAGGGTCTCCCGCAGCCGCGTCAGCACCGGTCCAGCCGCACTGACGACGGGGTCGCGGTCGAGATAGGACGCACCCACGCGCAGCGCCCGCAGGCCCAGGCGGTAGGCGGTGCCGTGCGCCGCGGACTCCACCCAGCCGCAGGCGATGAGCGTCCGCAGCAGGATGTGCAGGCTGGACCTGGGCACCTCGAGCAGTCGGTGCAGCTCGACCAGGGTCAGCGGGGTGCCGGCGCCCGCGAGCACTTCCAGCACGTCGATCGTCCGACCCGCGGACTTCACCCGGTCCGCTGTTGCCATGGTGTTTCCTCGGTGGTCGTGGTCAGCCCTTGAGGGCGCCGTCGGACAGTCCGCTGACGAAGTAGCGCTGCATGAACGCGTAGAACAGCAGCGTGGGGATGCTGGCGATCCAGAGGAACGCGAACACCTGCTCGAAGCTGGTTGTCGTGGGGCCGATCGCGGCGTAGAGGCCGGTGGTGATCGTCTGCTCATCACCGGGGCCGAGGATGACCGACGGGTTGAGGTAGTCGTTCCACGTGCCGATGCCGACGAAGATCGCGATGGACGCGGTGGCGGGCAGCAGCAGCGGGAAGATGATCCGCCAGTAGGTGCCCATCCTGCTCGCGCCGTCGATCGACGCTGCCTCGTCCAGCTCGCGCGGGATGGCGCGGATGAACCCGGTGTAGACCAGGACGGTGAACGGCAGGCGGGCCGCGATCTCGAACAGGATCACGCCGACCGGGGAGCCGAGCAGGCCGACCGTGTACATCAGGTACACCAGCGGGATCAGCATCGTCTGCGTGGGCACGAGCAGGCCGCACACCAGCACGGTGTAGCCGATGACGGCCTTCTTGCCGCCTGCGCGGGCCAGCACGTAGGAGCACATGCCGCCCATCAGCACGCACCCGCCGACCGTGCCGACGGTGATCCAAAGGCTGTTCAGGTAGCCGCCGGCCACGTCGAAGGACTCCGAGGTGAACGCCGCGGCCAGGTTGTCGAAGGTCAGCCGGGACGCGGTGAACCCCAGCGGGTCGGTGATGATGTCCGCTTCCGACTTGAACGCGTTGATCAGCAGGATGTACATCG
This is a stretch of genomic DNA from Saccharothrix ecbatanensis. It encodes these proteins:
- a CDS encoding IclR family transcriptional regulator, which gives rise to MATADRVKSAGRTIDVLEVLAGAGTPLTLVELHRLLEVPRSSLHILLRTLIACGWVESAAHGTAYRLGLRALRVGASYLDRDPVVSAAGPVLTRLRETLGETVHLGRLDGAEVVYLASLESRNHFRVTSRVGRRLPGHATALGKVLLAARDPGEVSELLPASLVPLTRHTVTDHAELRTELAGIRSRGWAWEVEQNTLGLACFAVAVPAHGAVDAVSCSVPLDRVTDERRAAVITGLSAAADEIARLSRSHAG
- a CDS encoding carbohydrate ABC transporter permease is translated as MTTVHSGTRRRSLARHGFLTGVTVLLSLPMYILLINAFKSEADIITDPLGFTASRLTFDNLAAAFTSESFDVAGGYLNSLWITVGTVGGCVLMGGMCSYVLARAGGKKAVIGYTVLVCGLLVPTQTMLIPLVYLMYTVGLLGSPVGVILFEIAARLPFTVLVYTGFIRAIPRELDEAASIDGASRMGTYWRIIFPLLLPATASIAIFVGIGTWNDYLNPSVILGPGDEQTITTGLYAAIGPTTTSFEQVFAFLWIASIPTLLFYAFMQRYFVSGLSDGALKG